The Blattabacterium cuenoti genome includes the window AACTTTTTTTTAATATTTTTGTATCTTCACAATTAGAAAGATTTTCAATATGAATGTCATCTTTATAAATAGCTTTTAAAATTAAAAGACGATTAGATATACTTTTAGATCCCGTTATAGATATAGAACCATATAAGGCCCTCTTATTTTTGTAAATTTTAATATAAGAAGACATATTTTTTATTTCAATTTTTTATTTTTATGATGTCTGACATGATCTCTTCTTTTCTTTTTTTCTAATTTTCTATGAAATGATTTTTCCAAATCTATTCCAGTCTGATTTGCTAAACAAATTATAATAAATAATACATCTGATAATTCTTCTCCAAGATCTTCATTTTTTTTACAGTTTTTTTTTTTTGATTGTTCTCCATAATTTCTAGCAATAATTCTAGAAACTTCCCCCACTTCTTCAGATAAAAGAATTGTATTCGTTAATATATCAAAATAACGAATTCCATAATTTATGATCCAATTATGAACTAATTTTTGTAAATCTTTAATTTCCAATATCAATAACTTATTGTTTGTTTTTATTTTTCAAAACGAATTCTACATGATTTATAATAGATTCACGATCAATATCATATTTTTTTAAAAGTTCCATAGGCTTTCCACTTTCTCCAAAAATGTCGTTAACAGCTACTAAACTTTGAATAACAGACCATTTTTTATTCTTAACAGTGGTCAATACTCTGGCAATACTTTCTCCTAATCCTCCCCAATAATTGTGTTCTTCTGCAGTAACAATACATTTTGTTTTATTAATCGATTTCAAAATTGTATGTTCATCTAATGGTTTAATTGTATGAACATTAATAACTTCACATTCTATTCCTTTTTTTTCGTATAAAATCTTAGATGCTTCTAAAGACTCCCAAACTAAATGTCCTGTACTAACAATAGTAACATCTTTTCCCTCTGTTAATACTACCGCTTTTCCAATTTCAAATATTTGATCTTCATCTGTAAAATTAGCTACAGAAGGACGACCAAAACGTAAATATACTGGACCAAAATGATTAGATATGGCTATCGTTGCGGCATAAGTTTGATTATAATCACAAGTATTAATCACGGTCATACCAGGTAACATTTTCATCATTCCTATATCTTCTAAACTTTGATGTGTTGCTCCATCTTCTCCTATCGTTAATCCAGAATGAGAAGCACATATTTTTACATTTTTGTAAGAATAAGCAATGGACTGTCGTATTTGATCATAAACACGAGATGTAGCAAAATTAGCAAATGTTCCAGCAAATGGAATATATTCCCCAATACTAAGTCCAGCTGCAATTCCTATCATATTAGCTTCTGCGATTCCTATTTGAAAAAATCTTTCAGGAAATTCTTGTGAAAACTGATCCATAAACAAAGAAGTCGTAAGATCTGCACATAATGCGACTACTTTATGATTTTTTCTTCCCAAAAAAGTTAAAGCTTTTCCAAAACCGGCTCTCGTTTCTTTTAGTCCTTGATTTTCATATTGTCTCATAATAAAAAAATATATATTATAATGGATAGTCTCCTAAAGAAGTTTCAGGAAGTTGATGTAAAGCTTTCTTCAATTCTTCTTCATTGGGAGCTTTTCCATGCCATGCATTATTTCCCACCATAAAATCTACACCATATCCCATTTGAGTATATAATATGATTAAAATAGGTTTTCCTTTTCCAGTTTCATTTTGGGCTTTTTTTAAAATGTTAATCACTTTTTCAATATTGTTTCCTTCTAATTCTTCTAGAACTTTCCAATCAAAGGATTCGAATTTTTTTTTTAAATCTCCTAAAGGTAATACTTCATCTGTTGTCCCATCTATTTGTTGCCCATTATAATCTACAGTAGCTATATAATTATCTATTTTTCTAGAACCTGCATATAAAACTGCTTCCCAAATTTGTCCTTCATTTAATTCTCCATCTCCATGCAAACTGTAAATTATACTACTCAATTCTTTGTTTAGTTTTTTTGATAAAGCAGCACCAATAGATATAGACATTCCTTGTCCTAAAGAACCAGAAGAAATTCGTATTCCGGGTAGTCCTCCATGTACAGATGGATGTCCTTGTAAACGAGAATTTAACTTTCTAAAAGTAGATAATTCTTTAATCGAAAAAAAACCAGAACGAGCTAATATGCTATAATAAACAGGAGATATATGTCCATTGGATAAGAAAAAAAGGTCTTCTCCTTTCCCATCTATAGAAAATTTATTTGAATTATAATGCATGATCTTTTGATATAAAGAAACCAAATACTCTGTACACCCTAAAGATCCACCAGGATGTCCAGATTTTGCGTTATTTACCATACGTAAAACATCTCTTCTCACTTGAATACACAAATCTTTTAAATAACGTACATTCATTTTTTTCAATTTTTGTTTGTATATTTTTTTCGTGTTTGACTATTTCACAAAAGTAACAATTAATTTCATTATGAGTATTCTCAATAGAAAAGCAAGATTTAAATATCATTTTATGGAACATTACGTATCTGGAATACAATTATTTGGTACAGAAGTAAAATCAATAAGACAAAATAAGGCCAATATAATGGAAAGTTTTTGTCAAATGAGACATGGAGAGTTGTATTCTATCAATATGTATATAGCTGAATATAAATTTGGAACAAACTGGAATCACTCAAGTAGAAGAGAAAGAAAATTATTATTGAAAAAACAAGAATTAATAAAAATCAATAAAAAATTAAAAAATCCAGGTTTAACTTTAATACCCATAGAATTATTTTTTAATGATAAAGGATATATAAAAATGAAAATAGTTTTAGCTAAAGGAAAAAAAACATATGATAAACGTGAATCTTTGCGTAAAAAAGATTTTTTTAGGGAAATTCAGCAATCTTTTAAATTAAAAAATCGTATTTAATTTATTTTTGAAATCAAATCTTTATATTTGTTTAGATTTAAAGAAATTATAGTTTTATGAGAAACGTCAATTTTTTTATTATTGCTTTATTTACTTTTTTTTCGTCTGTTTTTTCCCAAGAAGATTCGAAAGAAAAATGGTTTATCCGAATAGGAGCACATGATATAAATTATTATCCGATAACGTCTCCTTTTGAAGGTTTTTTTCTAAAAAAGAATAATAGTTTTAATCCCGTTATTTCTAGCATAGAATTAGAACATCAGATCAAGAAACATATGGGAGTGTATTTAAATGCTTCATTAGGAATGGTAGACAATCCAAGATGGAAAATAGAAAATAACTTTTTTATGAAGTTAAGTCATGGAGTGAATTTATATATGTTACCTCATAACAAGCATAACAAGTTTGATCCTTATTTAAAATTGGGATTAGGTTATCATAAATTCAATAATTATCTCAATAGAGAATTGAGAATTTCAGAAACAAAATATTTTAAAACGAATAAAAAAAATTTTTTTCTATTAAATAGTGGATTAGGGTTTAATTTATGGATGGTTCCTAACTTTGGATTTAATGTTCAAAGCACTTATAATCAAATATTTGCAAAACAATCAGAAGATTATTTAAATTTTTGGAAACATAATGTAGGATTGATTTTCCGTTTTGGTGGAACCCTACAAATTCATAAACATGATCATAAAACGGTTGGAGAAACAGATCAAGATAATTTTTATTCCGTTCTTCCCATTAAAGAAAAAGAAGAAGAAAAAGAAAAAAAAATTTGTTGTAATAATCAAGAAGACTCAGATAATGATGGAGTTTTAGATCAGGAAGATTCCTGTCCAAATCAATTTGGATTAAAAAAATTTCAGGGTTGTCCAGATACAGATTTAGATAATATTCCGGATCAGGAAGATTCCTGTCCAAATCAATTTGGATTAAAAAAATTTCAGGGTTGTCCAGATACAGATTTAGATAATATTCCGGATCAGGAAGATTCCTGTCCAAATCAATTTGGATTAAAAAAATTTCAGGGTTGTCCGGATACAGATTTAGATAATATTCCGGATCAGGAAGATAGATGCCCAAACAAATTTGGAAAAAAAGAACATCAAGGATGTCCTCATGTAGTTTTTTATCCTATTTTATTCAATTTTGGTAAATTTTCATTATCTCCTCATTCTTTAACAAAAATTAATAAAATTGCTGAAATCATGATTAATATTCTTCCTAATTCTAAATTTTACATCAATGGATATACAGATCCGAATGGAAAATCCGATTTGAATAAGATTCTATCTGTAAAAAGAGCTTATTCCGTATTTGAAGCTTTAGTATCTAAAGGGGTAGATGCTTCTAGAATAGAAATTAGAGGATTAGGAATCGAAAAGAAAAAAGGACGATGTGTTGAAATCATAATCAAAAAGTCATAAAATCATAAATAAAAAAAGTCTCTTGATTTTCAAGAGGCTTTTTTGTTTGTCTGAAAAGAGATATATACACTTACTTGATAAAGTATTAGAAGAGGAATTAATACGATGATTGTACTTAAAATATCTCCAGGTGTTATAGCAGAAGCTATAACTAACAGGATCAGAAAAGCATGTTTTCTGTATTTTTTTAAAAATGAATAAGATATTAATTCCATTTTAGTTAGAAAAAATATAAGAAATGGAAATAAAAAAAGAATCCCCATAGAAAACACGGAATGAACGATTAAAGAAATATAATCTGATAAATCAAATATATTTTTCGGAATATAACTTATTCTAAAAGAATATCCAAAATGAATTAAAAATGGACATAATACAAAATAACCGAAAAAAATACCTAATAAAAACAAAAAAGTAACCATGATCAATATCCATAGAGAATATTTCTTTTCTTCATCCGAAAGAGCCGGTTTAATAAATTTCCAAAATTCATAAACAACATAAGGAAATGATAAAATGACTCCTCCTATGAAGCAAGTCCATACATAAATATTGAATTGACCAAATATTTGTCTATTTTGTATTTCTAAATTTTTATCTAAAAAAGAAACGGAGTTCAAATGTATACCTAAAAATGAATTTGCTAATTTGTAAAAAACACGGTAAGTAATGAAATCTGTTTTTGCGGGACCAAAAATAATGTAATCAAATATAATATATTTATTGTTCATTAAAATAATCATTGCAATAATGATTGCACAAAGACAATGAATTATATGTTTTCTTAATTCCTCTATATGTTTCCAAAACGGCATTTTATTTTTATTCATTAAAATTAAATTTTATAAAAAAATAATATATTTATTTTCAATAAAAATTGTAATTTTCATGTTAAATTTCATATACATGAAATGTGGAATTATAGGACTTCCCAATACGGGAAAATCAACATTTTTTAATCTGATTTCCAACTCAAAAGCTTTATCAGAAAATTTTCCTTTTTGTACCATAGAACCTAATTATGGAATCACAAAAGTTCCAGATAAAAGATTATACGAATTAAAAAAAATCATTAATTCTCCTACTACAAAAATTATTCCATCTGAAATAAAAATAGTAGATATAGCTGGATTAATTAAAGGGGCGCATAAAGGAGAAGGTTTAGGAAATAAATTTTTATCTCATGTTCGTGAAACAAATGTCATCATACACATGATTCGTTTTTTTCGTGATAAAAGTGTCCTTCATGTGGAAGGATCTGTAAATCCTATTAGAGATAAAGAGATTATTGATATGGAATTACAGTTTAAAGACATAGAAACGATAGAAAAAAAATTAGAAAAAACTATTAAAAAAAATCAAGTCAATAAATCTACACATATACTGAAAAAAATTTCTTCTTTTTTAAAAGAAGGAAAAAATATTAGAATGTATCCCTTTCAAGAAAATGAACAAGAATATATAAAAGATTTACAGTTACTCACTGTTAAACCTGTTCTTTATATATGTAATCTAGACATAGATGATAAAAAATTAGATCAAAAAACTAATTTGCATATAGAAAGTATGAAAAAAATGGTAAAAAGGGAAAATTCTACTTTAGTAATTTTATCATTAAAAAAAAATTGTATAGAACTTGATCAAGTGTTGAAAAATACCTATAAATTACTAAACTTACAAAGTTTTTTTACGATAGGAAAAAAAGAAATTCGATCTTGGTCTATTCCTAATCCATGTACAGCTTATGAAGCGTCTTCAGTGATTCATACAGATTTTAAAAAAGGATTTATTCGAGCAAAAGTTATTCATTATAATGATTTTATAAAACATAGATCTGAAGAAAATGTGAAAAAAGCAGGAAAAATATTATTAGCAGGAAAAAATTATCTCATTCAAGATGGAGATCTTATTCACTTCCGATTCAATTAATAAAAAACTGATTTATATTATTATTAATTTCTTGTAAAGTTTCAAAAATAAGTAATATAGTTAGTTCTACATCTTTTTTATGAACCATTTCTACTGTAGTATGCATATATTTAAGAGGAATGGAAATTAAAGCAGACAATACTCCCTTATTGGAATAAGCGAAAGCATCTGTATCTGTTCCTGTGCTAGATGATACCAAACGTTGAAAATGTATTTTTTTCCTATTAGCAGTATTAATCATCAATTCTCTAATACTTTTATGTATTGAAGGAGCATATCCAATGACAGGTCCTAATCCACATTTGATATCCCCTTGTATTTTTTTATCAATCATAGGACTACAAGTATCATGTATGACATCGGTAACAATTGCCACATTGGGTTGTATAGTTTGAGAAATCATTTTTGCCCCTTTAAAACCCACTTCTTCTTGAACTGAATTTACTATATATAATCCAAATTTTAGATTTATCCCATTTTCAATTATAATTTTTGCTACTTCTGCTATAATAAACCCTCCTATTTTATTATCTAATGCTTTAGATACAAAATAATTTTGATTCATAATAAAAAACTTATCAGGATAAGTAATCATACAACCTACATGAACCCCCATATTAATTGCTTCAGTCTTATTGGAAACACCAATATCTACAAATAGATTCTCTACATTAGGATATTTTTCTGATGAAGGTTTTCTTGTATGAATAGCAGGCCATCCAAATACTCCATGTATAAATCCTTTTTCCGTATGAATGATTACTCTTTTAGATGGAGCAATTTGATGATCGGTACCTCCATTACGAGATACATATATTATTCCTTCTTCTGTGATATAATTAACGTACCATGATATTTCATCAACATGAGCTTCAAGAATCAATTTGTATGGAGAATTAGGATTAATAATTCCTACTGCTGTCCCATATAAATCAGTTTGTATTTTTTCTATATAAGAACTAATATGGTTTGTCCATATTTGTTGTCCTTCATTTTCATTTCCTGTTGGGGAACATTTATTCAAATATTTTTCAAGAAATTGAATAGATTCACTATTAATTGAATATGAATAATTACTCATTTTTTTTCGATTTATAAAAATCCTCCATAAGGATGGATCCTTTAAATATAAATTTAACATTTCCGGTTAAATGAATATCAAAATATTCATTTTTTGTTTTTTTTAATGAAACCCATAATTTTCCTCCAAGAGTTTGGACTAAAATTTCTCCCACATCATTTTTTATTTTATTTGTTTCACATGCGGCGATGACAGAGGCAACAACTCCTGTTCCACAAGATAAAGTTTCGTTTTCTACTCCTCTTTCATAAGTACGAACTTGTAGCATATTATTTTTAAGTATTTTTACAAAATTCACATTGACTCCTTTTTCCAAATAAGGACTTTGAAATCTAATTTTTTTTCCTTCTTGATATATGTTTTTTTCATTGATTTTTTCTACAAATAAAATATGATGTGGAGAACCTGTATTTAAAAAAACGTATTTTTTATGAATTTCTATTGTATTTTTATCTATATCAAGAAGTTTTATAGAAACCAAATTATCATTATTCCTTATAAATCCATCATGATATCCATCTATAGCTCGAAAATGAATTTTATTTTTTTTTGGGATTCCTAATTGATTCGCAAAAGAAATTGCACATCTCCCCCCATTTCCACACATTGTGCTTTCTTTTCCATCAGAATTACAATATTTCATATAAAAATCACTTTTATATTCATCATCATTTTGAATCAAAATAATTCCATCGGCTCCAACTCCAAAATGTCTATCACACAATTTTTTAAATAAAAAAGGATTTTCTATTTTTTGTTGTCTAGAATCTAGGAGTATGAAATCATTTCCAGTTCCTTGATATTTATAAAAATTCAATTTCATAACAACGAATTTAATATTATTTTTTAAACTGTAAAATTATTTATTTCCATATATTTGTTTGTGTGTAATCACTAACAAAATATAAATGAAGAAAATAGTTTTTTATATTGTACTGAGCAGTATTATGAGTTCAATAATAACTATTGCTGCATATAAACAATACGCTAAAGAAGACCCTTTACTTTTTCCATATACTTCAAAAACAAGGCTTACCTCATCAGATTCTTCCTCATTGGTTAGTTCTGCTGGTTTTCCTGATTTTACTAGAGTCGTATCAAAAACCATACATGCAGTAGTCAATGTTAAAAATTATTCAAAAAAATATAACAATCAATTTGATCCATTTGATTTCTTTTTTGGATTTCCTGATGATTTTGGAAACAATAGAGAAAAAAAACCTCAAAGAAATGAGATTCCTGGACTTCATGGATCTGGAGTCATTCTATCCCCTGATGGATATATTGTGACTAATAATCATGTCATAAAAGATGCAGAAAAAATAGAAATTACTCTTAGTGATCAAAGAACTTATAAAGCGAAATTAATAGGAACCGATCCTAGTACCGATATTGCTTTATTAAAAATTAATGAAACAAATTTACCCTTTATTTATTTTTCGGATTCTAATAAAGTACAAGTAGGAGAATGGGTTCTAGCGATAGGAAATCCTTTTGATTTAAACTCTACTGTTACAGCCGGGATCATAAGTGCAAAAAATAGAAGTTTGGGGATATTAAGAGGAGAAACACTATCATCTTCTTCTATTGAATCTTTTTTCCAAACAGATGCAGCGGTCAATCCTGGAAATAGTGGAGGTGCTTTAATTAACACAAATGGGGAATTAATTGGAATTAACACAGCCATTTCTTCAGCTTCAGGAAATTTTATAGGATATAGTTTTGCGGCTCCTTCTAATTTGGTAGCAAAAGTGATCCAAGACATAAAAAAATACGGAACCGTACAACGTGCATATTTAGGAGTGAGAGGAATGGATCTTTCTAAAACAGAATATTTAAAAGCTTATAATAAAGAAACACATCAAAATATAAAATCACAACAAGGTTTTTTAATAGGAGAAATATTTGAAAAAAGTGGAGCGTCAGATGCAGGACTTAAAAAAGGAGATATCATAAAAAGCATAGATGGAAAACCTATACAAAATGTTGCAGATCTTTCATTTATTGTAGGGACAAAACATCCAGGAGATAAAGTCAACGTGAATATTATACGTAACAAACAAAAGATAATTTTTCACGTTATTTTAAAAGATTTACAAGGAAGAACAAAAATAAGAACTAAAGAAGAAATGACTCCATCTGAATTATTAGGCGTAATATTTGAGCCACTTAGTCAAGAATATAAAAAAAATTTTGGAATTGGTTATGGTATTAGAATAAAAGAGATCAGATCAGGTCGTTTAAGTGCTATCGGTTTGGAAGAAGGAGATATCATTTTATCTATTAATGGAGTCAATATGAAAAAACCTAATGATGTGGATAGAGTTTTAAAAAAATACTCAGGAGATGTGACCATAAAATCGATAAAACAAAATGGACAAGTATATATAGCAGGATTTGAAATGAATTAATTCATACTTTATTTACTTCTATTCCAATAAAAGAACAAGGTAATGATTCCATAAATAACATTGGGAAGCCAAACAGATAAATAAGAAGGAATATAATCTTTGTTGGAATATATTTTTGTGATTTCTATAAAAAAAATATAAAAAAAAGCTAATATAATTCCTATAATCATGTTATAAGCAATTTCTCCTTTTTTTTTTCTTGTAGATATAGATAAACCCAAAATTGTGAATATTAAAGTAGAAAAGGGTAAACTTGTTCTTTGATAATATTCATTTAAATGCATATTTATATTTTTTTTGTCTCCTTCCATATTAATAAATTTTTTCAACTCATGAATATTCATAGTTTCTGCTATATATTCTTCCGGTAAAAATTGTTCCGGTTTTATGGGTAGTCTTATAATTTTATAATTTCCCATAACAAAAAAATCACGATTTTTCTTGATTGTAGTTTCTCTGTAATCAAATAGAATATATATGTTATATTTTTTATACCAATATATGATTTTAGATTTTAGAATATATGTTATATTTTTTCCATTAAATTTTTGATATACACATTTTTTTCCTATATTTTTCTTTTTTGAAAAATTTTGAATAAAAATATATTCATTTTTTGAAATTTGAGTACTGATCGTTTGATTTTTTTCATATTTATTTTTATGTCTTGGACTTAACATATATTGATAATGAAATTGATTTTTCTTTTTGTTAGCTATAGGTAAAAAATAATAATTGATGATTAAAGCTATAATTCCTATCATAATAGCTGAGACCAAATAAGGAAGTGTCAATCTTCTAAAACTAATTCCGCTTGATAGAATCGCTGTGATTTCTGAATGATGGGTTAATTTAGATGTGAAAAAAATAACAGACAAAAAAACAGAAATAGGAGAAAAAGTGTTAATTAACCATATGGACCAAAAAGGATAATAAAAAATTAAAGCTTCTTTAATAGATCCTTGATTATTTTCTAAACGATGCATCCGTTGAGATATGTCTATAACTATAGATAAGATCTGTAGAGAAATGGTAATAAATATGAAAGTCACAATGAAATTACGAATTATATAACGATCAATAATTTTCATAATATTATAAACGTTCTTGTAACAAAGGAATCATAGATTTTTTCCAATAAAAGAATTTATTGTGCATGATATGAATTTTTGCTTCTTGAAGAAGATGAAAATAAAAAGAAAGATTATGGATAGAAGCAATCTCTTTTGCTAAATTATCTCTAGATAAAAAAAGATGTCTAACATAAGATTTACTATACAATTGATCTACAAAAGAGTTCCCGAATTCATCTAAGCAGGAATAGTCTTTTTCCCATTTTTTGTTTTTGATATTCATGATTCCTTTCCATGTAAATAGCATTCCATGACGTCCATTCCTTGTAGGAAGAACGCAATCAAACATATCTATTCCAAGAGAAATTCCTTCTAAAATATCTGTAGGACTCCCCACTCCCATTAAATATCGCGGTTTTTTTTTAGGTAAAATGTCTGTTAATAAATCAGTAATGCTATGTGTTTGTTCTTTTTCTTCTCCTAAACTTAATCCCCCTATCGCATACCCTTCCGATTTTAACAATGAAATTTCTTCTGTAAAAGATCTCCTTAAATCCGGATAAATACTTCCTTGTATAATCGGAAAAAAACTTTGCTTATAATTATATATTTCTGGATTTTTTTCTAAATAAGAAGAACATTTTT containing:
- a CDS encoding nucleotide pyrophosphohydrolase, with protein sequence MEIKDLQKLVHNWIINYGIRYFDILTNTILLSEEVGEVSRIIARNYGEQSKKKNCKKNEDLGEELSDVLFIIICLANQTGIDLEKSFHRKLEKKKRRDHVRHHKNKKLK
- a CDS encoding transketolase family protein, which encodes MRQYENQGLKETRAGFGKALTFLGRKNHKVVALCADLTTSLFMDQFSQEFPERFFQIGIAEANMIGIAAGLSIGEYIPFAGTFANFATSRVYDQIRQSIAYSYKNVKICASHSGLTIGEDGATHQSLEDIGMMKMLPGMTVINTCDYNQTYAATIAISNHFGPVYLRFGRPSVANFTDEDQIFEIGKAVVLTEGKDVTIVSTGHLVWESLEASKILYEKKGIECEVINVHTIKPLDEHTILKSINKTKCIVTAEEHNYWGGLGESIARVLTTVKNKKWSVIQSLVAVNDIFGESGKPMELLKKYDIDRESIINHVEFVLKNKNKQ
- a CDS encoding transketolase; its protein translation is MNVRYLKDLCIQVRRDVLRMVNNAKSGHPGGSLGCTEYLVSLYQKIMHYNSNKFSIDGKGEDLFFLSNGHISPVYYSILARSGFFSIKELSTFRKLNSRLQGHPSVHGGLPGIRISSGSLGQGMSISIGAALSKKLNKELSSIIYSLHGDGELNEGQIWEAVLYAGSRKIDNYIATVDYNGQQIDGTTDEVLPLGDLKKKFESFDWKVLEELEGNNIEKVINILKKAQNETGKGKPILIILYTQMGYGVDFMVGNNAWHGKAPNEEELKKALHQLPETSLGDYPL
- the smpB gene encoding SsrA-binding protein SmpB: MSILNRKARFKYHFMEHYVSGIQLFGTEVKSIRQNKANIMESFCQMRHGELYSINMYIAEYKFGTNWNHSSRRERKLLLKKQELIKINKKLKNPGLTLIPIELFFNDKGYIKMKIVLAKGKKTYDKRESLRKKDFFREIQQSFKLKNRI
- a CDS encoding OmpA family protein, yielding MRNVNFFIIALFTFFSSVFSQEDSKEKWFIRIGAHDINYYPITSPFEGFFLKKNNSFNPVISSIELEHQIKKHMGVYLNASLGMVDNPRWKIENNFFMKLSHGVNLYMLPHNKHNKFDPYLKLGLGYHKFNNYLNRELRISETKYFKTNKKNFFLLNSGLGFNLWMVPNFGFNVQSTYNQIFAKQSEDYLNFWKHNVGLIFRFGGTLQIHKHDHKTVGETDQDNFYSVLPIKEKEEEKEKKICCNNQEDSDNDGVLDQEDSCPNQFGLKKFQGCPDTDLDNIPDQEDSCPNQFGLKKFQGCPDTDLDNIPDQEDSCPNQFGLKKFQGCPDTDLDNIPDQEDRCPNKFGKKEHQGCPHVVFYPILFNFGKFSLSPHSLTKINKIAEIMINILPNSKFYINGYTDPNGKSDLNKILSVKRAYSVFEALVSKGVDASRIEIRGLGIEKKKGRCVEIIIKKS
- the tatC gene encoding twin-arginine translocase subunit TatC — its product is MNKNKMPFWKHIEELRKHIIHCLCAIIIAMIILMNNKYIIFDYIIFGPAKTDFITYRVFYKLANSFLGIHLNSVSFLDKNLEIQNRQIFGQFNIYVWTCFIGGVILSFPYVVYEFWKFIKPALSDEEKKYSLWILIMVTFLFLLGIFFGYFVLCPFLIHFGYSFRISYIPKNIFDLSDYISLIVHSVFSMGILFLFPFLIFFLTKMELISYSFLKKYRKHAFLILLVIASAITPGDILSTIIVLIPLLILYQVSVYISFQTNKKAS
- a CDS encoding redox-regulated ATPase YchF; protein product: MKCGIIGLPNTGKSTFFNLISNSKALSENFPFCTIEPNYGITKVPDKRLYELKKIINSPTTKIIPSEIKIVDIAGLIKGAHKGEGLGNKFLSHVRETNVIIHMIRFFRDKSVLHVEGSVNPIRDKEIIDMELQFKDIETIEKKLEKTIKKNQVNKSTHILKKISSFLKEGKNIRMYPFQENEQEYIKDLQLLTVKPVLYICNLDIDDKKLDQKTNLHIESMKKMVKRENSTLVILSLKKNCIELDQVLKNTYKLLNLQSFFTIGKKEIRSWSIPNPCTAYEASSVIHTDFKKGFIRAKVIHYNDFIKHRSEENVKKAGKILLAGKNYLIQDGDLIHFRFN
- a CDS encoding zinc-binding metallopeptidase family protein; the protein is MSNYSYSINSESIQFLEKYLNKCSPTGNENEGQQIWTNHISSYIEKIQTDLYGTAVGIINPNSPYKLILEAHVDEISWYVNYITEEGIIYVSRNGGTDHQIAPSKRVIIHTEKGFIHGVFGWPAIHTRKPSSEKYPNVENLFVDIGVSNKTEAINMGVHVGCMITYPDKFFIMNQNYFVSKALDNKIGGFIIAEVAKIIIENGINLKFGLYIVNSVQEEVGFKGAKMISQTIQPNVAIVTDVIHDTCSPMIDKKIQGDIKCGLGPVIGYAPSIHKSIRELMINTANRKKIHFQRLVSSSTGTDTDAFAYSNKGVLSALISIPLKYMHTTVEMVHKKDVELTILLIFETLQEINNNINQFFIN
- the dapF gene encoding diaminopimelate epimerase — its product is MKLNFYKYQGTGNDFILLDSRQQKIENPFLFKKLCDRHFGVGADGIILIQNDDEYKSDFYMKYCNSDGKESTMCGNGGRCAISFANQLGIPKKNKIHFRAIDGYHDGFIRNNDNLVSIKLLDIDKNTIEIHKKYVFLNTGSPHHILFVEKINEKNIYQEGKKIRFQSPYLEKGVNVNFVKILKNNMLQVRTYERGVENETLSCGTGVVASVIAACETNKIKNDVGEILVQTLGGKLWVSLKKTKNEYFDIHLTGNVKFIFKGSILMEDFYKSKKNE
- a CDS encoding Do family serine endopeptidase, whose amino-acid sequence is MKKIVFYIVLSSIMSSIITIAAYKQYAKEDPLLFPYTSKTRLTSSDSSSLVSSAGFPDFTRVVSKTIHAVVNVKNYSKKYNNQFDPFDFFFGFPDDFGNNREKKPQRNEIPGLHGSGVILSPDGYIVTNNHVIKDAEKIEITLSDQRTYKAKLIGTDPSTDIALLKINETNLPFIYFSDSNKVQVGEWVLAIGNPFDLNSTVTAGIISAKNRSLGILRGETLSSSSIESFFQTDAAVNPGNSGGALINTNGELIGINTAISSASGNFIGYSFAAPSNLVAKVIQDIKKYGTVQRAYLGVRGMDLSKTEYLKAYNKETHQNIKSQQGFLIGEIFEKSGASDAGLKKGDIIKSIDGKPIQNVADLSFIVGTKHPGDKVNVNIIRNKQKIIFHVILKDLQGRTKIRTKEEMTPSELLGVIFEPLSQEYKKNFGIGYGIRIKEIRSGRLSAIGLEEGDIILSINGVNMKKPNDVDRVLKKYSGDVTIKSIKQNGQVYIAGFEMN
- a CDS encoding LptF/LptG family permease; its protein translation is MKIIDRYIIRNFIVTFIFITISLQILSIVIDISQRMHRLENNQGSIKEALIFYYPFWSIWLINTFSPISVFLSVIFFTSKLTHHSEITAILSSGISFRRLTLPYLVSAIMIGIIALIINYYFLPIANKKKNQFHYQYMLSPRHKNKYEKNQTISTQISKNEYIFIQNFSKKKNIGKKCVYQKFNGKNITYILKSKIIYWYKKYNIYILFDYRETTIKKNRDFFVMGNYKIIRLPIKPEQFLPEEYIAETMNIHELKKFINMEGDKKNINMHLNEYYQRTSLPFSTLIFTILGLSISTRKKKGEIAYNMIIGIILAFFYIFFIEITKIYSNKDYIPSYLSVWLPNVIYGIITLFFYWNRSK
- the tgt gene encoding tRNA guanosine(34) transglycosylase Tgt is translated as MKFNLIKTDSYSKARIGILETDHGKIETPIFMPVASKGYVKSVPTHELYKMYKIIIGNTYHLHFQPGIEVLHEAGGIHSFLNWKGSILTDSGGFQIFSLKKSNKITEDGVLFKSMINGSFHFFSPETSMKIQRFIGGDIIMAFDDCPPFPCSHTEAQKSLKKTHSWLKKCSSYLEKNPEIYNYKQSFFPIIQGSIYPDLRRSFTEEISLLKSEGYAIGGLSLGEEKEQTHSITDLLTDILPKKKPRYLMGVGSPTDILEGISLGIDMFDCVLPTRNGRHGMLFTWKGIMNIKNKKWEKDYSCLDEFGNSFVDQLYSKSYVRHLFLSRDNLAKEIASIHNLSFYFHLLQEAKIHIMHNKFFYWKKSMIPLLQERL